Proteins encoded together in one Microcebus murinus isolate Inina chromosome 16, M.murinus_Inina_mat1.0, whole genome shotgun sequence window:
- the CLEC11A gene encoding C-type lectin domain family 11 member A — protein MQAAWLLGALVIPQLLGFGHGARGAEQEWEGGWGGAQEEEREREALMLKHLQEALGLPTGRGDENPENPVGTREGKGTWETEEDYEEEEEEEATATPSSSPSPSPTPEDTVTYILGRLAGLDAGLHQLHVRLHALDTRVVELARGLRQLREAAGDTRDAVQDLQEAQRRAEREHGRLEGCLKGLRLGHKCFLLSRDFEAQAAAQARCVARGGTLAQPADRQQMEALTRYLRGALAPYNWPVWLGVHDRRAEGLYLFENGQRVSFFAWHRAPRPEPGAGPSAAPHPLSPDQPNGGALENCVAQASDDGSWWDHGCERRLYYVCEFPF, from the exons ATGCAGGCAGCCTGGCTTCTCGGGGCCCTGGTGATCCCCCAGCTCTTGGGCTTTGGCCATGGGGCTCGGGGAGCTGagcaggagtgggagggaggctggggaggcgcCCAGGAGGAGGAGCGGGAGAGGGAGGCCCTGATGTTGAAG CATTTGCAGGAAGCCCTGGGGCTGCCAACTGGGAGGGGGGATGAGAATCCGGAGAATCCTGTCGGGACCCGGGAAGGCAAAGGgacctgggagactgaggaggactacgaggaggaagaggaggaggaagcaacGGCaaccccctcctccagccctagcccctctcccacccctgaGGACACCGTCACTTATATCC TGGGCCGCCTGGCCGGCCTGGACGCAGGCCTGCACCAGCTGCACGTCCGTCTGCACGCGCTGGACACTCGCGTGGTCGAGCTGGCCCGGGGGCTGCGGCAGCTGCGGGAGGCGGCGGGCGACACCCGCGACGCTGTGCAAGACCTGCAGGAGGCGCAGCGCCGCGCCGAGCGCGAGCACGGCCGCTTGGAGG GCTGCCTGAAGGGGCTGCGCCTTGGCCACAAGTGCTTCCTGCTCTCGCGCGACTTCGAGGCGCAGGCGGCGGCGCAGGCGCGGTGCGTGGCGCGGGGCGGGACTCTGGCGCAGCCGGCCGACCGCCAGCAGATGGAAGCGCTCACTCGCTACCTGCGCGGGGCGCTCGCTCCCTACAACTGGCCGGTGTGGCTGGGCGTGCACGACCGGCGCGCCGAGGGCCTCTACCTCTTCGAGAACGGCCAGCGCGTGTCCTTCTTCGCCTGGCACCGCGCGCCGCGCCCCGAGCCGGGCGCCGGGCCCAGCGCTGCGCCGCACCCGCTCAGCCCCGACCAGCCCAACGGCGGAGCGCTCGAGAACTGCGTGGCGCAGGCTTCTGATGACGGGTCCTGGTGGGACCACGGCTGCGAGCGGCGCCTCTACTACGTCTGCGAGTTCCCCTTCTAG